Proteins from a genomic interval of Antedon mediterranea chromosome 5, ecAntMedi1.1, whole genome shotgun sequence:
- the LOC140048991 gene encoding minichromosome maintenance domain-containing protein 2-like, whose translation MQDLHEAAVLYLDKTKQFEHLRKRSELYKTKSQSVYFYTVSINSVDLVEFNANLGNMVLNQPQLATKIFQEIVYIAVKSLSLVDGDPLCSQVSVSLKLTFIPSLSSYILKPSQMWKCNFESRFFQFEGVICSMTTRTQYTKCAKFKCSVANCIGALDNSHIRFHAAGVRESQTIRKDFSCMYCAAKLIEDVHHRILGDKLVVQMVHSSALCSSNEVSNKSATRFQSIVAFFRDDLIDKIHIGGSYKVIGIPVKEIKGVITEVFVEVNNIIPKTIQEQTIPLKIQQLLTDNQHSPWGFVSRLVDSFAVYICPSGTYHSLKLAILFSLIQTKEDAPKLNILAVGSSTHIMSRLLTFGAKLVDRSIITSPSSEDIFSSVSSETYGTGVCSVDAGSLALADDGVCIVGEVSTFKRHTLERLTTTLEKNTESVGIPRRYVETSNVEELNIPLRCSVWGTFYTSKTNYNQHLFAHEKTKKTSELGQVFQLGFNIVCVCDGLESARDDLVNAKLASSVLSSAMLPDDVEFDVTNNSVCVEDLKQFISFARNREVTLSKSAEMLIRGYFVGSRRVRSGSVHATPMPQSALQTLLCLAHAHAKLSLRPEVLMEDATVAVLMYEETMTIRHGCSVLSVKPTMCENTLTPQDDSNVYQLQTQLIRFCQIHAAEVFTVISEE comes from the exons ATGCAAGACCTACATGAAGCTGCAGTTTTGTATTTAGACAAAACTAAACAATTTGAACATTTGCGCAAAAGAAGtgaattatataaaacaaaatcacaG tctGTGTATTTTTATACAGTTTCCATCAACTCAGTAGATCTAGTTGAATTCAATG CAAATCTTGGAAACATGGTTTTAAATCAACCACAGTTGGCTACGAAAATCTTTCAAGag ataGTTTACATAGCAGTTAAGTCGTTATCATTGGTAGACGGTGATCCTCTATGCAGTCAAGTATCAGTCAGTTTAAAGTTGACATTTATTCCAAGTTTATCAAG TTATATACTTAAGCCAAGTCAGATGTGGAAATGTAATTTTGAATCAAGATTCTTCCAGTTTGAAGGGGTCATTTGCAGCATGACTACCAGAACCCAATACAC AAAATGTGCAAAGTTTAAATGTTCGGTAGCAAACTGCATTGGTGCATTGGACAATTCACATATAAGATTCCATGCAGCAGGTGTGAGGGAAAGTCAAACAATAAG gAAGGATTTCAGTTGTATGTATTGTGCTGCCAAATTGATTGAGGATGTTCATCATAGGATTCTAGGAG ATAAACTGGTTGTTCAGATGGTACATTCATCTGCACTCTGCTCGTCCAATGAGGTTTCTAACAAATCGGCAACAAGATTTCAATCAATTGTTGCATTCTTTAGAG atGATTTAATTGACAAAATACATATTGGAGGCTCTTATAAAGTTATTGGTATACCTGTGAAAGAGATTAAAGGTGTTATAACAGAGGTTTTTGTTGAGGTTAATAACATTATACCTAAG ACGATACAAGAACAAACAATTCCACTCAAAATACAACAGCTTCTTACTG ATAATCAACATTCACCATGGGGATTTGTATCAAGATTGGTTGATAGTTTTGCTGTGTATATATGCCCTAGTGGAACTTACCACAGTCTAAAATTAGCTATACTATTCAGCCTCATTCAAACAAAGGAAGATGCCCCTAAA TTAAACATCCTAGCTGTTGGATCCTCCACTCATATCATGTCAAGGTTACTGACATTCGGTGCTAAACTGGTCGATAGAAGTATTATTACATCACCGTCGAGTGAAGACATCTTCTCATCTGTTAGTTCAGAGACTTACGGAACAGGTGTATGTAGTGTAGATG CTGGATCTCTGGCATTAGCTGATGATGGTGTTTGTATAGTGGGTGAAGTCAGTACTTTTAAGCGACACACACTAGAAAGGTTGACAACAA caTTAGAAAAAAACACAGAATCAGTGGGTATCCCACGACGATATGTGGAGACGTCCAACGTTGAAGAGTTAAACATTCCATTGAGATGCAGTGTGTGGGGAACGTTTTACAcatctaaaacaaattataatcaGCATCTGTTTGCtcatgaaaaaacaaaaaaa ACATCAGAGCTGGGTCAAGTTTTTCAACT TGGGTTTAACATAGTTTGCGTCTGCGATGGGCTGGAATCTGCAAGAGATGATCTTGTTAATGCAAAGCTGGCTAGTTCTGTATTGAGCTCAGCCATGTTACCTGATGATGTTGAATTTGATGTTACCAACAACAGTGTATGTGTTGAAGATCTAAAACAG TTTATATCATTTGCGAGAAATCGTGAAGTGACTTTAAGCAAAAGTGCTGAGATGCTGATTCGTGGATACTTTGTAGGCAGTAGAAGAGTTCGAAGTGGGAGTGTACATGCAACACCCATGCCACAGTCAGCTTTACAGACATT ACTGTGTCTTGCACATGCACACGCTAAACTAAGTCTGAGGCCTGAAGTGTTAATGGAAGATGCAACGGTAGCTGTGTTGATGTACGAGGAGACAATGACAATTAGACATG gcTGCTCTGTGTTGTCTGTAAAACCAACTATGTGCGAAAATACACTAACACCACAG GATGATAGCAATGTTTATCAGCTACAGACACAGCTTATAAGGTTCTGTCAGATTCATGCTGCTGAGGTGTTTACAGTCATATCAGAAGAATAA
- the LOC140048992 gene encoding uncharacterized protein produces MYSCALLLRQVGSLTGQGRAVAGRVNLWWASSSSSSYKFVNSGLHRPQFDVYRSNSSTTKDGILRSPHQDVQVPEVPLTDYVMEKFPEYGDKIAVEDAVTGMKFSFIELQNVAKNVASGLMRVGFKKGDRFAVFSPNSVEYVAIFLGVVMAGGVVTTINPAYTVDELAFQLNNCEAQYIATTPTLIDRVIAAKKQVSALKDVYVFGEAEGAIPFSTLLNDDGSAYQRVSLDVYNDVAALPYSSGTTGLPKGVMLTHNNLVANQCQINGKLNRYVIPDSDRDANTLCLLPIFHIFGMTAVLMSSLYQGARVVTIPRFEPEMFLKTIQDYKITHMPVVPPVVLFLAKHPMVDKYDLSSLHVITCGAAPLGSDLIVAVKDRLNIQKLRQGYGLTETSPVTNLPYEDHKVDASPGPLVPNTEAKIVDVTTGETLSAYQDGELWVRGPQIMKGYWKNDKATKESIDSDGFFHTGDIAHYDDDGNFFIVDRLKELIKVKGFQVAPAELEALCLTHPDISDVAVIGVPVEGVGELPKAYIVRKSEELTEEQVKEFVKSKVAPYKNLEGGVEFINEIPKSASGKILRRVLKQAALDALK; encoded by the exons atgtatTCTTGTGCTTTACTACTTCGACAAGTGGGAAGTTTGACTGGCCAAGGCCGAGCTGTGGCTGGAAGGGTAAATCTATGGTGGGCttcgtcatcatcatcctcctACAAGTTTGTGAACAGCGGTCTTCATCGACCACAAT ttgACGTGTATAGGTCTAACAGTAGCACAACAAAAGATGGTATCCTACGAAGTCCTCATCAAGATGTACAGGTACCAGAGGTTCCCCTTACTGATTATGTGATGGAGAAATTTCCAGAGTATGGAGACAAAATTGCAGTG GAAGATGCTGTAACTGGTATGAAATTCTCCTTCATTGAATTACAAAATGTTGCGAAGAATGTAGCAAGTGGCCTGATGCGTGTTGGTTTCAAGAAAGGAGACCGCTTTGCCGTGTTCAGCCCTAATTCAGTAGAGTATGTCGCAATATTCTTGGGCGTTGTGATGGCTGGAGGTGTGGTGACTACTATCAATCCAGCTTATACAGTAG ATGAGTTAGCGTTTCAGTTAAATAATTGTGAAGCACAATATATAGCTACAACTCCTACCCTTATAGATAGGGTCATTGCAGCTAAGAAGCAAGTCTCTGCTCTGAAA GATGTGTATGTATTTGGTGAGGCTGAGGGCGCAATACCGTTTTCCACCCTCCTGAATGATGACGGCAGTGCTTACCAACGTGTATCTTTGGACGTGTACAATGACGTAGCTGCTTTACCGTACTCAAGTGGAACTACGGGCTTGCCGAAAGGTGTCATGCTAACCCACAATAATCTAGTTGCGAATCAATGTCAAATAAA TGGAAAGTTAAATCGTTATGTTATACCAGATTCAGACAGAGACGCAAATACCCTTTGCCTTTTACCCATCTTCCATATATTTGGAATGACAGCAGTGCTAATGAGTTCTCTGTATCAAGGAGCAAGAGTGGTAACCATACCACGTTTTGAGCCTGAAATGTTCTTGAAAACAATACAGGACTATAAG ATTACACATATGCCTGTAGTGCCGCCGGTAGTACTGTTCTTGGCGAAGCATCCAATGGTTGATAAATATGATCTATCAAGCCTGCATGTTATCACCTGTGGAGCTGCACCTCTAGGAAGTGACCTTATTGTGGCAGTCAAAGATAGGCTGAATATTCAAAAGTTAAGACAGG GTTATGGACTAACAGAGACAAGTCCAGTTACTAATTTACCATATGAGGACCATAAAGTTGATGCAAGTCCAGGACCACTTGTGCCCAACACAGAGGCTAAG atTGTAGATGTAACAACAGGAGAGACGTTGTCTGCTTATCAAGACGGTGAATTGTGGGTACGTGGTCCTCAGATAATGAAAGGTTATTGGAAGAATGACAAGGCTACTAAGGAGTCTATTGATTCTGATGGATTTTTTCACACAG GGGATATAGCGCACTATGATGATGATGGCAACTTTTTCATTGTTGACCGACTCAAAGAATTGATTAAAGTCAAGGGATTCCAG GTTGCACCTGCTGAGTTAGAAGCTCTTTGTTTGACCCATCCTGATATATCTGATGTTGCCGTCATTGGTGTGCCCGTAGAGGGCGTAGGTGAACTGCCAAAAGCCTACATTGTAAGGAAATCTGAAGAACTTACAGAAGaacaagtgaaggaatttgtgAAGA gTAAAGTTGCTCCGTACAAAAATCTTGAAGGTGGAGTGGAATTCATAAACGAAATACCAAAGTCAGCAAGTGGAAAAATATTAAGAAGGGTTTTGAAACAGGCAGCACTTGATGCTTTGAAATGA
- the LOC140049101 gene encoding uncharacterized protein, giving the protein MPASTSDQKDKLKHSRRVKRGAFTRALNVLKAATAEENEKEVVENALERLLNASNGVEQVHDALVAILDTEPELEEAETYIEIVLLEFTQGLQIGKKYLADIKARETSVVDTTTSNREDDDRNVSSNAIAKFLMKKDLISNGLIKFDDSPLNYRSWMGTFKAIVKELSLSAREECDLMIKWLGPESRKIVMRLRAVHLDNPENGLKDMWKRLNEEYGAPELIESVLLKKLETFPRIKDDHQLKEMSDLLREIEVAKSDKRLPGLACFDTARGVNMVTEKLSYQLQDRWRTTGARYKADKDVSFPPFNVFVEFVAKEAKVRNDPSFQITSASKSRDSHKGNKSGDSARAYSTQSKQKRCFCCDGNHTVEGCDKFKGLELKQREELIRRKGLCRGCLKKGHIWRECKCRRICDICKGEHPTIMHRFSHSTAEPPVVSSNSAAEPPVVSSNSADKPPVVSSNNLCSNTCDNEQCCSSIVPVWIEYEKQESITYALLDEQSDSCFISAKLAQELKTKGVRIQLEISTVLTKGCVTSEKINGLKVRGLKEGKTISLPAAYTRDSIPVSRHQIPTPNSVNGWQHLQKIKSDLSPLLNIEVGLIIGHNCSSALMPREVVRGNHDEDPYAIKTLLGWGVVGVVKARKGEPTNNVKQFSFKTTTKEVIKVLERDFLDDRINGKMISVEDTKFLNAMQKGCRTENGYIQLPLSFKLEIPKLPNNKVAVGKRLIQLRHKMIKQPTFAAKYKEFMTSIIDKSQAEKVPTEELEYEKEYGTDAAEFVRSRRGFYVDDALKAVPTIDGAISLIKRTVDMLSRGGFRLHKFLSNSPEVLKSLPTTSIASKVNQLDLSDLPTERTLGILWNAAEDTFTFEANLRNKPSTRRGILSTVSAIFDPLGFVGPYVLLGKRILPEICAGGAEWDHPVGEETLRSWEEWKKQLVYLKDVSIERCYKPISNRNSEIVSTELHHFSDASEKGYGQCSYLRLVDKEGKVKTSLIISKCRVAPKRMITIPRLELAAAVVSVKVASMLKEEIEYPNVTEYFWTDSQVVIGYINNEAKRFNTFVANRVQQIHDASTSGQWHYVSSEDNPADIASRGMDAEKLRDCERWWHGPAFLNREKYTINQLHIEIKDDDVEVRQAKVFATQVKTELIPDMLRRTSSWHKDLNALVKLDPVVDNDGLLRVGGRLKKTNLPEEIKHPVIIPAKSDLTRLIVGHYHNQVYHQGRGITLNAVRAAGFWMIGGVASVSRYIHDCTVCRRLRRPTELQRMADLPVERAEAGPAFSYCGVDFFGPIIVKNGRKELKRYGVLFTCLVSRSVHLEIASSLSTDSFMNAFRRFLCRRGPVRQMRSDQGTNFIGATRELKEAVKEMDQEAIRINMLRLNCDWKFNTPTASHHGGAWERMIRTTRNIFDSLMLQHKALLNDDMLSTFMTEAEAIINSRPLCATNDASLEPLTPFHLLTMKSSAVYAPPGNFKRDGKFSRKLWRRVQHLADTFWSRWQKEYIINLQQRQKWTKKKRNISIGDIVLLYEEGVPRNHWELARVTNTKPSDDGLVRSVTVFVGRRRTTLDRPVTKIVLLVPKDQ; this is encoded by the exons TGATCAAAAGGACAAGCTGAAACACTCCAGAAGAGTAAAAAGGGGAGCATTCACTAGAGccttaaatgtattaaaagcaGCGACAGCTGAAGAAAATGAGAAGGAAGTAGTAGAGAATGCTCTGGAAAGACTGCTAAATGCGTCTAATGGAGTAGAACAAGTTCATGATGCACTCGTTGCAATACTTGACACTGAACCTGAATTAGAAGAAGCAGAAACGTATATTGAAATTGTGTTATTAGAGTTCACACAAGGTCTGCAAATAGGGAAAAAATATTTAGCAGATATCAAGGCAAGGGAGACATCAGTGGTGGATACTACTACCAGCAACAGGGAGGATGATGACCGAAACGTAAGCAGCAATGCAATTGCGAAATTCCTAATGAAGAAAGATTTGATCAGCAATGGTTTGATTAAATTTGATGACAGTCCATTAAATTACAGATCATGGATGGGTACGTTTAAGGCAATTGTCAAAGAGCTATCCTTGAGTGCACGAGAAGAGTGTGATTTGATGATTAAATGGCTAGGTCCTGAATCGAGGAAAATAGTAATGAGGTTAAGGGCGGTTCATCTAGACAACCCTGAAAATGGCCTAAAGGACATGTGGAAACGCTTAAATGAAGAGTATGGTGCCCCAGAGTTGATTGAGAGTGTTCtattaaagaaattagaaacCTTCCCGAGGATCAAAGATGACCATCAGCTGAAGGAAATGTCAGACCTGTTAAGGGAAATTGAAGTAGCGAAATCAGATAAAAGACTACCAGGATTGGCCTGCTTTGATACCGCAAGGGGTGTTAATATGGTGACAGAAAAACTATCATACCAACTACAAGACCGGTGGCGTACAACCGGGGCAAGGTATAAAGCCGATAAAGATGTGTCGTTCCCGCCATTCAATGTTTTTGTAGAGTTTGTTGCAAAAGAGGCCAAGGTACGTAACGACCCGTCATTTCAGATTACATCTGCATCAAAAAGCCGTGATAGCCATAAGGGAAATAAATCTGGTGATTCCGCAAGAGCTTATAGTACTCAGTCCAAGCAGAAAAGGTGTTTTTGTTGTGACGGAAATCACACAGTGGAAGGATGTGATAAATTTAAGGGTTTAGAATTGAAACAGCGAGAAGAGCTAATAAGAAGGAAAGGATTATGTAGAGGTTGCTTGAAAAAAGGGCACATATGGAGAGAATGTAAGTGCCGAAGGATTTGTGATATATGTAAAGGCGAGCACCCTACTATCATGCATAGATTTTCACACAGTACTGCTGAACCACCTGTAGTATCTTCGAACAGTGCAGCTGAACCACCTGTAGTATCTTCAAACAGCGCAGATAAACCACCTGTAGTATCTTCAAACAATTTGTGCAGCAATACATGTGACAATGAACAGTGTTGCTCTTCAATAGTGCCTGTGTGGATTGAATATGAGAAACAGGAAAGCATAACATACGCCCTTCTTGATGAGCAGTCAGACTCCTGTTTTATCTCAGCAAAACTTGCACAAGAATTAAAAACCAAGGGTGTCCGCATACAACTGGAAATATCAACAGTACTTACAAAGGGATGTGTTACTTCGGAGAAGATAAATGGTTTGAAGGTGAGAGGACTTAAAGAAGGGAAAACTATAAGTTTACCAGCAGCCTATACTCGGGATTCCATACCAGTATCAAGACACCAGATTCCTACTCCAAACTCAGTGAATGGTTGGCAACatctacagaaaataaaaagtGACTTAAGTCCACTTCTTAATATTGAAGTTGGTCTAATAATAGGCCACAATTGTTCTAGTGCACTGATGCCAAGGGAAGTGGTACGAGGTAATCATGACGAAGATCCGTATGCAATTAAGACCTTATTAGGATGGGGTGTGGTAGGTGTCGTTAAGGCACGGAAGGGAGAACCCACCAACAATGTAAAGCAATTCTCCTTCAAAACAACTACTAAAGAAGTAATAAAGGTGCTGGAAAGAGATTTCTTGGATGATCGTATAAATGGAAAAATGATATCAGTCGAAGACACGAAATTCTTGAACGCTATGCAAAAAGGATGCAGAACAGAAAATGGATATATCCAACTGCCATTATCATTTAAATTGGAAATTCCGAAGTTGCCTAACAACAAAGTAGCTGTTGGTAAGAGGTTAATTCAGCTGAGACACAAAATGATAAAACAGCCAACATTCGCTGCAAAATATAAAGAGTTTATGACTAGTATCATAGACAAAAGTCAGGCAGAAAAGGTACCTACAGAAGAACTTGAGTATGAAAAAGAGTATGGGACTGATGCTGCTGAATTCGTCCGCAGCCGCAGAGGATTCTACGTGGATGATGCCTTAAAGGCTGTTCCAACGATCGATGGTGCTATCAGTTTGATAAAGAGAACTGTGGATATGCTTAGCAGAGGCGGCTTTAGGTTGCACAAATTTCTCTCTAATTCTCCAGAGGTATTGAAGTCCTTACCCACCACGTCAATTGCTTCCAAAGTAAACCAGTTGGACTTGAGTGATCTTCCTACAGAGCGGACGTTGGGTATATTGTGGAATGCAGCGGAAGATACCTTTACATTTGAAGCCAATTTGAGAAATAAGCCATCAACTAGAAGAGGTATTCTGTCTACGGTGAGTGCTATATTTGACCCTCTTGGGTTTGTTGGTCCTTACGTTCTGTTGGGTAAACGCATATTGCCGGAGATTTGTGCTGGTGGTGCTGAATGGGATCATCCAGTTGGTGAAGAAACCCTTAGATCATGGGAAGAATGGAAAAAGCAATTGGTGTACTTGAAAGACGTCAGTATTGAAAGATGTTATAAGCCAATAAGCAATAGAAATTCAGAAATTGTATCCACCGAGCTACACCATTTTAGTGATGCGAGCGAGAAAGGATACGGTCAGTGTTCATACTTACGACTTGTTGATAAAGAAGGTAAAGTGAAGACATCACTCATAATTAGCAAATGCCGTGTAGCTCCTAAGAGAATGATAACTATACCAAGGTTGGAACTGGCAGCTGCAGTGGTATCGGTTAAGGTTGCATCCATGCTGAAAGAAGAGATAGAGTATCCGAACGTCACTGAGTATTTCTGGACTGACAGCCAAGTAGTCATTggatatattaataatgaagCGAAAAGGTTTAACACCTTTGTAGCTAATAGGGTGCAACAAATTCACGATGCGAGCACTAGTGGTCAGTGGCACTACGTAAGCAGTGAGGATAATCCCGCTGATATTGCATCACGTGGAATGGATGCTGAGAAATTGAGAGATTGCGAGAGGTGGTGGCATGGACCAGCTTTCTTAAACCGTGAAAAATATACAATCAACCAGTtacatattgaaataaaagatgaCGATGTGGAAGTAAGGCAAGCTAAGGTGTTTGCAACACAAGTGAAAACTGAACTGATCCCAGACATGTTAAGAAGAACTTCCAGTTGGCACAAG GATTTGAATGCGCTGGTGAAGTTAGACCCAGTCGTAGACAACGATGGATTGCTGCGTGTAGGAGGTCGTTTAAAGAAAACTAATCTACCAGAAGAAATTAAACATCCAGTAATCATCCCTGCAAAAAGTGATTTAACCCGATTAATAGTCGGTCATTACCATAATCAAGTGTACCACCAAGGTAGAGGGATTACTCTTAATGCGGTGCGAGCTGCTGGGTTCTGGATGATAGGTGGCGTGGCATCTGTCTCAAGATATATTCACGACTGCACGGTATGTCGTCGACTTAGACGACCTACAGAACTCCAGCGTATGGCAGATCTACCAGTCGAAAGAGCCGAGGCAGGTCCTGCCTTTAGTTACTGTGGCGTAGACTTCTTTGGGCCGATCATTGTAAAAAATGGTAGAAAGGAACTTAAGCGCTATGGTGTGCTATTTACATGTTTGGTGTCTCGAAGTGTGCACCTGGAGATAGCCAGCTCGTTATCGACAGATTCCTTTATGAATGCCTTTCGGCGATTTTTATGTAGGAGAGGACCCGTCAGACAAATGAGGTCTGACCAAGGAACCAATTTTATTGGTGCCACAAGAGAGCTGAAGGAAGCAGTAAAGGAGATGGATCAAGAGGCAATTCGCATAAATATGCTAAGGTTAAATTGTGATTGGAAATTTAACACACCCACTGCAAGCCATCACGGAGGAGCTTGGGAGCGTATGATCAGAACAACCAGAAACATTTTTGATAGCTTAATGCTTCAGCATAAGGCGTTATTGAATGATGACATGCTGAGCACATTTATGACAGAAGCAGAAGCAATAATTAACAGCAGACCTTTATGTGCTACTAACGATGCATCTTTAGAACCGCTAACACCATTTCACTTGTTAACGATGAAAAGCAGTGCGGTGTATGCTCCGCCAGGAAACTTCAAAAGGGACGGGAAGTTTAGCCGGAAGCTCTGGAGAAGAGTCCAGCACCTGGCGGATACGTTTTGGAGTAGATGGCAAAAAGAATATATTATCAATTTACAGCAAAGACAGAAGTGGACTAAGAAGAAAAGAAACATAAGCATTGGAGATATTGTACTTTTGTATGAAGAAGGTGTCCCGAGAAATCATTGGGAGCTTGCTCGAGTTACTAATACCAAGCCGAGTGATGATGGTTTAGTGAGAAGCGTCACTGTCTTCGTTGGACGAAGAAGAACAACATTGGATAGGCCAGTAACCAAGATTGTGTTGTTGGTTCCTAAAGATCAGTAA
- the LOC140049093 gene encoding E3 ubiquitin-protein ligase TRIM56-like, giving the protein MTSKEVIEGIKAAALECSLCLHHFTRPKTPTCVHSFRLECLNKWVKERNGVLSCPICRKVCQIPKGRLDNLKNNIFISGLLDYVTTLEQKTAPKCSLCSTEACFVCRDCDELYCTPCKNYHKKMKMSKHHCIVTMKEYAVFNPLESLASKPVLCSEHNMPFHFYCDSCEIPVCVGCTQIKHSKSDGHNIVEIKTAFESFSTRSQSLIKTADERLGSLQSIANELTEKEALDMYNYKKHQATITEEADKAHQLIDQYKTEQLQDLESTHQHNRKLLKAHVSDVDLAIAKFSSMQGIARTLIHSPNHAMALRSTSDVFKRMDEHLKQNIITDDMQKPNVSKYNNIRLEVVKAADISKSTFDMCLGIPSCITKDSNGAAVYVKDVKVKCFKVDQSKSNMLNIPINCVSFVDSIVTWI; this is encoded by the coding sequence ATGACATCTAAAGAAGTAATTGAAGGAATTAAAGCTGCAGCACTCGAGTGTTCTCTATGTTTGCATCACTTTACAAGACCAAAGACTCCAACATGTGTTCATTCATTCCGTCTTGAGTGTCTTAATAAATGGGTTAAAGAAAGAAATGGAGTACTCAGCTGTCCAATATGTCGTAAAGTCTGCCAGATTCCAAAAGGAAGGCTTGATAACCTGAAGAATAACATATTTATCAGTGGCTTGTTGGACTATGTCACTACATTGGAACAGAAGACAGCACCAAAATGTAGTCTTTGTAGTACAGAAGCATGTTTCGTCTGTCGTGACTGTGATGAGTTATACTGTACACCTTGCAAAAATTATCATAAGAAAATGAAGATGTCAAAACATCATTGCATTGTTACGATGAAAGAATACGCTGTTTTTAATCCTTTGGAAAGTTTGGCTTCTAAACCTGTGTTATGCTCTGAACATAATATGCCATTTCATTTCTACTGTGACTCGTGTGAGATTCCTGTATGCGTTGGATGTACACAAATTAAACATTCTAAATCAGATGGTCATAACATCGTGGAAATAAAAACTGCGTTTGAATCATTCTCAACACGTTCACAAAGCTTAATTAAAACAGCAGATGAAAGATTAGGAAGCCTTCAATCAATTGCTAATGAACTGACAGAGAAGGAGGCATTAGATATGTATAATTACAAGAAGCATCAAGCGACAATTACAGAAGAAGCAGATAAAGCGCACCAATTGATTGATCAGTATAAAACGGAACAGTTACAAGATCTCGAATCAACTCATCAACACAACCGGAAGCTACTTAAGGCCCATGTAAGTGATGTTGACTTAGCTATTGCTAAATTCTCCAGTATGCAGGGAATTGCACGTACCTTGATACATAGCCCAAACCATGCTATGGCACTAAGGTCAACTTCAGATGTTTTCAAACGAATGGATGaacatttaaagcaaaatataattACTGATGATATGCAGAAACCGAATGTTTCAAAGTACAATAATATCAGGTTAGAAGTAGTGAAAGCTGCAGATATTTCAAAATCAACATTTGATATGTGTTTAGGTATTCCTTCGTGTATAACGAAGGATTCTAATGGAGCAGCTGTCTATGTGAAAGATGTAAAAGTCAAATGCTTCAAAGTAGACCAAAGTAAATCAAATATGCTTAATATACCCATTAACTGCGTGTCATTTGTTGATTCCATTGTAACTTGGATTTAA